A window from Streptomyces sp. NBC_00271 encodes these proteins:
- a CDS encoding SDR family oxidoreductase — MTAIAGSTVLVTGGSRGIGKALVEDLYTRGAKKVYATARDPRTVTHPDAVALALEVTDPASVAAAAAAAPDVTILINNAGAAVAASYLTSPIEDVRREFETNFYGPLLTTRAFVPIIEANGGGHLLNVHSVVSWIALGGSYSASKAAFWSQTNSLRLDLKPRGINVTGLHVGYVDTDLAARVDAPKSSPASVAALALDGVEADAYEVLADEVTRQVKAGLSGDLGALYPQLAH, encoded by the coding sequence ATGACCGCAATCGCGGGCTCGACCGTCCTGGTCACCGGGGGCAGCAGGGGCATCGGCAAGGCCCTGGTCGAAGACTTGTACACGCGGGGCGCCAAGAAGGTGTACGCCACCGCCCGCGACCCCAGGACCGTCACCCACCCCGATGCCGTCGCGCTGGCCCTCGAGGTCACCGACCCGGCCTCGGTGGCCGCCGCCGCGGCGGCCGCGCCGGACGTCACGATCCTGATCAACAACGCGGGTGCGGCCGTCGCCGCCTCCTACTTGACGTCGCCGATCGAGGACGTACGCCGCGAGTTCGAGACCAACTTCTACGGACCGCTGCTCACCACCAGGGCCTTTGTCCCGATCATCGAGGCCAACGGCGGCGGCCACCTGCTCAATGTGCACTCGGTTGTGTCCTGGATCGCCCTCGGCGGCTCCTACAGCGCGTCCAAGGCCGCGTTCTGGTCCCAGACCAACTCCCTGCGCCTGGACCTCAAGCCCCGCGGCATCAACGTCACCGGACTGCACGTCGGCTACGTCGACACCGACCTGGCCGCACGCGTCGATGCCCCCAAGTCGTCCCCCGCAAGCGTCGCCGCGCTGGCCCTGGACGGCGTCGAAGCCGACGCTTATGAGGTGCTGGCCGACGAGGTGACCCGCCAGGTCAAGGCCGGCTTGTCCGGCGACCTCGGTGCGCTCTACCCGCAGCTTGCGCACTGA